The Humulus lupulus chromosome 4, drHumLupu1.1, whole genome shotgun sequence genome has a window encoding:
- the LOC133832622 gene encoding mediator of RNA polymerase II transcription subunit 15-like yields MEGESLYDAWEGFKELLRKCQHHGIEKWMLVHNFYNGLNGTTRTIIDVTAGGSFMSNSANEAYELLEEMAMNNYQWATKRGQPKKVAGMMELDVISMLIAQVAALTKQLQKTTLPSQYMQVQNLCEVCGTTHPPNQCPTLDMNNMPMEEVQAIGNYQRQPNNPNSMSYNPGWKNHPNFSWSNTQNTQQPYPPPQPQYQPSQNKPPYQQQHSYQQPPPGYYQPENRQPHPMPMKPAEPQPDVLNQFMTETRASIRILETQIGQLPTLMSNGAQGNYPSTTEFNPKEQCNAISLRSGTKYEGPTVEHKGKKTEDQHVTRPAKEEVTEDFLKKEKSNEEKVTEDLNKKEVVPPVSIDHHVIIPYPQRLRKHNLDKQIAKFLKNTKM; encoded by the exons aTGGAAGGGGAGTCATTGTATGATGCTTGGGAGGGAtttaaggagttgttaaggaaATGTCAACATCATGgtatagaaaagtggatgttggtgcataatttttacaatgggttgAATGGAACAACTAGAACAATTATAGATGTTACGGCGGGAGGTTCTTTTATGAGTAATagtgctaatgaggcatatgagtTATTAGAAGAGATGGCgatgaataattatcaatggGCAACTAAAAGGGGAcaaccaaagaaggtggctggaatgATGGAATTGGACGTTATATCCATGCTTATAGCTCAAGTAGCAGCCTTGACAAAGCAACTACAAAAGACAACGCTCCCATCTCAATAtatgcaagttcaaaacctaTGTGAAGTGTGTGGTACAACCCATCCACCCAACCAATGCCCTACTCTAGatatgaataacatgcccatggaagaagttCAAGCTATAGGGAATTACCAGAGACAACCCAATAATCCAAACTCCATGTCCTACAACCCAGGTTGGAAGAACCATCCTAATTTTTCCTGGTCCAATACTCAAAACACTCAACAACCTTACCCTCCACCTCAGCCACAATATCAACCTTCCCAAAATAAACCACCATATCAACAGCAACATTCATACCAACAACCTCCACCTGGATATTATCAACCAGAAAATAGACAACCACACCCAATGCCAATGAAACCAGCTGAACCTCAACCTGATGTACTTAACCAATTCATGACTGAAACCAGGGCATCCATAAGGattttggagactcaaatagggcagTTGCCTACTTTAATGTCTAATGGAGCTCAAGGAAATTATCCTAGCACTACAGAATTTAATCCTAAAGAGCAGTgtaatgcaatatccttgaggagtgggactaagtatgaggGTCCTACAGTAGAACACAAGGGTAAGAAGACGGAGGATCAACATGTCACTAGGCCAGCAAaagaggaggttactgaagacTTTCTGAAGAAAGagaagtctaatgaagaaaaggttactgaagaccttaatAAGAAAGAAGTGGTACCACCAGTGAGCATTGACCATCATGTTATAATTCCATATCCACAAAGACTTCGCAAGCATAATTTGGATAAGCAGATTGCAAAGTTTTTAAAG AACACAAAAATGTAA